One window from the genome of Papilio machaon chromosome 6, ilPapMach1.1, whole genome shotgun sequence encodes:
- the LOC106709824 gene encoding proton-coupled folate transporter, translating to MDKVKPNNNEGAVEETLVKSTDEININVMTQKQKMQYLRSNITVEPILTLFMVPSVLSLLAAQNLYIDKACRVNLEYGDEVCLDLRLRKTANHTIEELGVQKLIASVQAWRSVIYTIVPTVLMLFVGAWSDKTGRRKICMLMPIFAEFMTCMINLINTYFFYEISVEWTVILDILFPSLTGGWYTMFLGTFSYLCDITSKETRTFRLGILSLCLTIGFPIGMGFSGVLLKYLGFYGVFSIAGGIHLFNFCYLYFNIEDHTWLEDKDKKKRRGFLGFLLEFFDFNSLKETMGIVFKKGRNNRRLQLCLILTCVCLHFGPLMGELSVMYIFVRYRFNWDEVKYSIYSTYSLIMHLIGTVFSISIFSKKMKAHDSVLGIISASSKIAGALVLTFAVKDYQAYLCPLVEILNGTAAIALRSLSSKLVSYQELGKLNSLFGMVETIMPLIYAPIYTKVYVASLHILPGTVFLLSIASTIPVLVIFSWFYHEHRKSVKEKQMQILTKPEESDEKNENDAMLVKNSQIECLLHDVKTTEQSNGHESNNV from the exons atggataaaGTAAAACCAAATAATAATGAAGGTGCAGTAGAGGAGACGCTTGTTAAATCAAcagatgaaataaatataaatgtaatgacACAGAAACAGAAAATGCAATATCTAAGATCTAATATTACAGTGGAACCAATATTAACGTTATTTATGGTGCCAAGTGTACTTTCATTGCTGGCAGCACAAAACCTTTACATTGATAAAGCATGTCGCGTGAACCTGGAATATGGAGATGAAGTGTGCCTGGACTTACGACTTCGGAAAACAGCAAATCACACGATCGAAGAGTTAGGAGTACAAAAGCTAATAGCATCCGTTCAAGCTTGGAGGAGCGTTATTTACACGATTGTACCAACTGTGCTCATGCTATTCGTAGGCGCGTGGAGTGATAAAACGGGAAGAAGGAAAATCTGCATGTTAATGCCAATCTTTGCAGAATTCATGACTTGCAtgatcaatttaataaacacttATTTTTTCTATGAAATATCTGTGGAATGGACTGTGATCTTGGACATTCTTTTTCCATCTCTCACGGGCGGTTGGTACACTATGTTCCTAGGtacatttagttatttatgcGACATAACTTCTAAAGAGACGAGGACATTCCGCTTAGGAATTCTTAGTCTGTGTTTAACGATAGGTTTTCCCATCGGTATGGGATTCAGTGGTGTACTATTAAAGTATCTCGGATTCTATGGTGTATTTAGTATTGCGGGTggaattcatttgtttaatttttgttatctctACTTTAATATAGAAGATCACACTTGGCTAGAAGATAAGGACAAG aaaaagcGCAGAGGATTTCTTGGATTCCTATTAGAGTTTTTTGATTTCAATAGCCTGAAAGAAACTATGGGTATTGTTTTTAAGAAGGGAAGAAATAATCGAAGACTTCAACTGTGTCTTATTCTCACCTgcgtttgtttacattttggtCCACTGATGG gTGAATTAAGCgtgatgtatatttttgtacgcTATCGCTTCAATTGGGACGAAGTGAAGTACAGTATATATTCGACTTATAGTCTTATCATGCACTTGATTG GTACGGTATTCTCGATAAGTATTTTCAGTAAGAAAATGAAAGCCCACGATTCTGTATTGGGAATAATTTCAGCGTCAAGTAAGATCGCCGGCGCTCTGGTTTTAACATTCGCTGTCAAAGACTATCAAGCTTACTTGT GTCCATTAGTCGAAATATTAAATGGTACAGCGGCTATAGCTTTAAGATCACTATCATCTAAACTTGTCTCCTATCAAGAATTag gtaaatTGAATTCGTTATTCGGAATGGTTGAAACTATCATGCCCTTGATCTATGCACCCATATATACCAAGGTGTATGTGGCATCGCTTCATATATTACCAGGAACTGTGTTCCTACTTAGTATTGCGTCTACGATACCCGTATTGGTAATTTTTAG TTGGTTTTATCACGAACATCGGAAGAGtgtgaaagaaaaacaaatgcaGATTTTAACAAAACCAGAAGAATCtgatgaaaaaaatgaaaatgatgcAATGCTCGTGAAGAATTCTCAAATTGAAT GTTTGCTCCATGATGTTAAAACAACAGAACAATCGAATGGCCACGAAAGTAATAacgtttaa